The following is a genomic window from Ethanoligenens harbinense YUAN-3.
AAAGACAGATTGGAGCATTTTATGGGCAATATCATATCTATCGCTGTCCTTGGGTTGATCGCACTGGATGTGTCATTTGTACTATGTTGTTGCAAAGTTTCCGAAAGGTCAACTCGCTGGGAAGAATGGGCCCGGTTATCACACCGCACCCGCAAACACGACTATAAAAAAACAGGGAAGGAAATCAAATCATGACCATTACAAAAGTTATCATTCGGAAGTTGTTTGACGGCCCCAAGATAAAGGGGATTGCCTCCATCATAGTCGATGATGAGTTTACCATTCATGACATCAAAATTATTGAGGGCGTTGAACGCCTGTTCTGCGCGATGCCGAACCGGCATTCGGAGGATGGCCGATACCAGGACATCGTGCATCCCATTTCCCAGGAAGCCAGACAGAAGATTGAGGAGGCGATTCTGGAAGAATATTATAGCGCAATCCATCAGGAGGCGACAGCTTCATGAGCATCCGTGAATCGGATCTTATCGCCGGATCTGTTGTTGTTGTCCAGTCAAACCGCACCTTTTGCGGCTTTGAGAGTGGCGTTATAACCGGCCATAGCACCGGCGGCCATGATGGCCTTGTTTGCTACTATACCGACGCCGGTGGAGGCCCCAAATGGTGCTTGGCAAGCCAGATCATCGATATCCAATTGAAAAATCGGGTGGTTCGAGAATGAACATATTCGGCTTTCTGTGTTTCACGGCTGTGCTGCTTGGCACAGCCGTTATTGATGCCCGTACAAGGCATATCCCTAAATACGTCCACTGGCTTCTATTGGCAATTGGCCTTGTCCGCGTCTTTTCAACCGGCCCGCCGGATCAAATCGTAAATAACCTGCTCTATTCCATTGCTGGAATGGCGATCGGCTTTGTTCCCCTGTTTTTACTTGGCTTGGTGGCGGGCGGCGTCGGCGGTGGTGATGTCAAGCTGGCCGGAAGCGCCGGGTTTGCGTTGGCAGAGCCGGGATTGGCGATCCTATATCCCGGTACATATTGGGCAATCTTGGGCTCTCTGCTTTTGTTTCTGTCTGGAAAACTGTACTGCAAAATACGAAATGGCAAACGTATAAGCGTACCAATGCCTTTTGCGCCGTATTTTGCGGCAGCGGGCATTGGTACTTATTTTTTACAACTGATTTGGAGGACGATCACATGAATGAAGAGTTGAACAAACCGCGGCAGGCTGCAAAATCGGACAACCCCGACGGGGAGCCTGACGCAAAAGAGAGGCAGAAGCGGAACCTGGACCCTGTCGCGCAAAAACGGCTTGTGGCCAGCATATTAAGTATCGGTCTGGCTGTCGTGGTCGGCTTTGGTGGGGTATTTCTGGTCAACAGGCTGACGATGGCCACCGTGCCGGTCGTTCGTGCCAAAGAAATCATTCCGCAGGGTACGCAGATCACTCCGAATATGATCGAAGTGGATCAGGTAAGCAAATACAATTTGCAAAGCAACGTGACAGGTAATACCTCTCTGGTGGTGGGCGCTTATGCAACGACCGAGATCATGCCGCAGGACAATATCACCGGAGACAAGCTTTCAAAGTCCAACCCGGTTTACACATTGGATACTGGCGAAATGCTGGTAAGCGTGCCGGTCAAAAACCTGTCCGACGCTTTGGCCGGGCAGCTGAAGGCGGGCGACATTGTGCGGGTTTCCGCGCTGGTTGCATCTGGAAGCACGGCAGGCAGCAACAATGCGGGAGGAACCGCGAATCAGACTACGACGCCGGCCGAGTTGCAATATGTCAAGGTGGCCGCTGTCGCGGCTTCCAATGGGCAGAGCGCCGCGGTCTCCCAGGCACAGGCCAAAACAGCAATCGGAACCACAACCAGTTCCAACACGTCCAACCTGCCGGCGTCTGTCACGCTGTATGTAAATGAACAGCAGCTTTCCCGCTTGACGCAGATGAGCCAGTCCGAGTTGACCTTCGCCCTGGTGTATCGCGGAGGCGGCACGGAAGCGAAGACGCTGTTGCAAGAGCAGACGCAGCTTTTGGAGGGGGTGCAGAAATGATTCTGATAGGCGTTATCGGTACGCCCGGCGTCGGTAAGACAACCTTTGCCGCCGCGCTGGCCAATATTCTTGCCGACAGAAATAACCACGTGATTCTGGCAAGCTTGGATGACCACTGCCCTGCCATGAGTCTTTGGGAACCTTTAAGGCATGATGTGCCGTCGTTCAAGGAATTTATTCAAAACGACGGCAGCATTGACAGTGAAGTGGTCTATGAAAAGGTCACGTTCAGCAGCGGAAACGGCAATGTTCTGCTTTTCGGATTTACCAAGGCAGACCTTTGTGGGTCAACAAGCGTGACTGAAAAACTGGTGGACAGCATCGTGGATGTCGTCACGGCGGATAACTCTGTTGACTACATGGTTGTGGACGGCAGTAACTATAAAGAGGCTATGACCAGCTATGCAATCAGCCACGCAGACGTGTTGATTCGCATCCTGCCCGCCGACATCACCGGTGGTATCAATTATTTTTGCGAGGTCATCCGGGGCGCGGAAAACGCTTCTCAGGAGCGTTTGAACATCCTCTATAGGCGGAATTTGTTTGATCCGCTGGATGAAGTTGTTCACACGACGCACATGGATCTGTTTGATACGATCCCGTTTTCGGATGAATGTCACCGCAAACTGGTGGATGGTCGGTTGGTATCCAAATATGACGATGCGGAATACCGGCATACAGTCGAGCGCGTCGCCGTGCATATCCGGGAAAGGAAGCAGGCATGATACAATTTCCATTCTTCCTTCCGGATCAAACGGAAATCACCTACCAACAGGCGTATGACATGGCACAGAAGTATGTGAAGGAAGAACACGCCGAAGAGTTCAATAGTAAAAAATCAAACGTTCCAAAACTCGCCGGTATCATCCGGCGCTTTTTTGTTAGCCGCGGTATCCACACGTCAGGCGATCTGGATCAACTGTCACATTCCATGGCGCAGGATATGGGCGGGCTATCGTTTCTGTCCAAATATTTGGAGCACCTTGACGATTATCCCACATTGGAAGAAATCAACATCAACGCATGGAACAGCATCGTTCTGCGTTTTTCAGATCGCCCGGATGAATGGCTGCAAGAAGGCTTTTCATCACCCGTGCACGCGCTTGGTATCCTCAATAAGATCAAAAGCCGGACTGGAACGCAGCAGCTGAGTCCCGCGTTTCCTGGTTCGATTGGGTATGTGTTTGATTCCGTCCGTGAGGCTTCCATGTGTGCGCCGATCATTCCGGAAAGTGCAGGCGTCTATGGCAGTATCCGTATTGTAAGACCGGCTCCGCTTTCTACTAGGCTGATTCTGCAATCCGGTTGCATGACGCGCGAAATGCTGGACTTCACCATTATGTGTATGAAACATTCAGTGAACGTCTTAATCGGCGGCAAACCGCGAGCCGGTAAAACCACAATCCTCAATTACCTGCTTTCCATCTTAGTCAAAGATCCCAATATCCGCATCGGGATTATTGAGGAAGGAAGTCGAGAAGTCGTACTGACAACCTATGATGAAAACGGCAGACCACAGAACCAGGTATTGTCCATGCTCACCAGGCCTTCAGAAAATCACGATCAAAACTATGATCCAAACCGGTTGTTGGAAATATGCCTGCGGTTTGGCCTTGACGTCATCGTCGTGCAGGAGATGCGCAGCGGTGAGGCCTATGTGGCCGTCAAGACCGCAAACACAGGCATGGCGGTCTATTCGACCATTCACAGCAATGATGGCGAGAGCACCTATTATCGCGGCGTCGATCTCATGGAGGAGGGCTCTCCGCAGCCGGAAACGGTTCTCATGCGCAAACTGGTTCTTGGATTCCCAGTGGTCTTATACTTCAAACGTATGGAAGACGGCGTTCGCCGTTGTATGGAAATCATGGAGGGCTTTTATGAGCGTGGCGAGCTAAGGTGCAAGACTTTGTATCAGTTTGTCACGGATGATAATGTGCTGGATGCAAACGGAAAGATCCATGTCAAAGGCCATTTTGAATGGAAAAACGACCTTTCCGAACGCACACAGCGTATTCTCCGAAACAACGGCGTCAGCGCCGCAGAGCTGCAACAATACATACAGGGTGGTGTTGCGTGATGAACCTGCTCATTTTTTCAGCGGTGCTTGTGTCTGCCGCAATCGCGATTGGACTCTGCATGAGTATTGGCATCCATCCGAAAGATCTGGCAGCTCTTTTCAAGGCACCAGGTCCAAAACTGCGGACGCTCAAGCAGCGCGTCCGCAAAGCCAAACACCAGGAGAAGCCCTTCTTTATCGTTCGTGAGTTTCAAAACGCAAAAACGATTCTCAAGGATACGCACCGGGAACAGGACTACCAGCGCTATAAAAAGATGTCCATTCAGATGGCCATTGGGGGCGCCTTGATCGGCTGCTGCTTTCTCAATCCGTTTCTTTCGGCTTCCCTCGCGCTGTTCGGCATGTTTCTTCCAATTTTCATGATCTATCTGACAGCCGCAACGTTCCGCAGTCAGTTTGCCGCTGAAATGTATACCACGATGTCCGTAATTTCGACGAGCTACCAGCGCCAATATGATCTGATCCGGGCGGTGCGGGAAAACGTGGATTCAATGAACGAGCCAATGAAAGGCCTATGGACGGTATTCCTGCGCGACTATGAAAACTTTAACGCTGCGAACGTCTTCAGCGGAATACGTGAGCTGCGTGGGAAGATCAACAACGTCGTCTGGCAGGAATGGTGCGATGATCTGATATTGTGCCAAACCGATCCGACCAGAAAGTTTCTGCTTACCGGCGCGGTTAAAAAAGCGACCCAGCAAAGCCGTGCCCGGATGATGCTGGACGCTATGCTGGACGAGCCGGTCTTTCAGGCGGTCGGCACAATGATCATTGTGCTTGCATCCATTCCAATCTGCGGATTCTTCTACACGGAATGGGGCTATCTGCTCATGAATACATGGCCCGGAAAACTCTCCATTGCGATCATTGTCATCGCCTGCCTGTTCTTATGCTATATAGCCGTACATGCCACCCGTCCGATTGATTTGCTAGAGGAGGTGGAGAAAGGTGCCTGACATCGTGCTCTATATCCTTTGTACCGCGGTTGCCGCAGCCGTCTATTATGGGCTGTACACGGCTCTGAGTTGTCATATGGGCTTACCGAGTCTGCGGAGTCTGAACGTTATCCGCCGCCTGACTGCATCTACAAAAGACATCGCGTTAAGTGAAAAAATCACCTTGCCCATTGCGGGCTTACTCGAGGCGAAAATCCATCTGAACGGTTATACCAGAAGCAGGCTTCAGGCAGACCTGAAGGCAGCAGGACTGGCCGAATATACCCCCGAACGTTATACCGCAATGTCGGTCGCATTTGGAGTGATGGTCTTTATTCCCGGACTGATCCTGGCTTTCGCCGGAATTAAACTGGGCCAGAATATCTTCCTGATTGCCGCAACTGCACTGATTGCCTGTTCTGTAATCGTCGGCATTGCCAAACAGCGGGAGATCCGTAAGATCGCGAAACGCAGACGCGGGCGCATTGAACTGGAAATCCCCAAAATGACCGACTCAGTGCTGCAATCCCTTTCCAAGCGTAATGGTCGTGCAGATATTACAACCATTTTACGTGAATACCAGCGAGTTGCCGGTCCGGATCTCAAGAAAGAGATCGGCTATATGCTTGCGGATATCGAAACATCCAACAATGAACGTGTTGAAACAATCCTGCTGCGAACGGAGAACCGTTTAAATTCGGAAATTGCAACATCACTCATCCGTGGCTTAATCGGTATCTACAATGGTGAAGACATGCGTGAATACCTACAGGGGCTCGTGCTGGAAATGAACGAACAGCAGATTGAATTTGCTGCCCGCGCCGCAAGACGGCGGCCGAACGAACTGACGCTTCCCACATGGGCCGTGATAGGCTCCATGGTCCTGATGATCTGCATTCTCATCCTATCGACGATATTTCTTCATCTTCCGGGTTGATTACTGATATAAATCAGTTTTCATAGTTGATAAATGGTCTTGTTGACGCGAAAGGGGTGATGCTAGACCCAATTGCTATTTAATGGAGGTGATGTGGAGCATCTATATTCCGTATCCATCAAATCAGAAGAAAGAGGTTGTGTCATGCAAAAAATCCGCCGTTTGCAAAATTCCGTTAGATACCATGCAACGAAGGGCTACCTTCATGCTCTGGCTGTCCGTGACAATGCGAAAGGCGCCGCCTTCGCATTGATCAGTAACGATGATGGTTACATCGATATGGCTATGAAGATCATTATCGGCGTTGTTTGTGGCCTGTTGATTTTCGGTGTCCTTTACGCGATCGTGCAATCTTCCGGTCAGACCGCCCAGACGAAAGTCTCCAATGCCTTCAACTACGCCGGATCGTAAGGCCTGTTCGTCATCGTCTGTATGCTTCACGCCGCCCTTTACGGGCGGCTTATTTTGAAAACAATCGCCTCAAGGCTTTAGATAGAGTGGATAGTACCAGAATAATCGGAACACAGGAGGGTAATCAAGCTATGAAAAAAAGACTCTTGCGGCTTTTAAAAGACAACCGCGGAGAAGCACAGATCGATTCTGTGTTTTTTCTCTTTGCCTTTTTTCTTTCTCTCGCATTTGGGTTGTCAATCTTTGTGTCAACTGCCGGCAAAAGTAACGCTTATAATCTGGCGCAGCTGGCCGCAAGGCAGATCAGCGCCAACGGTGCGGTGGATGGCAGTACGATCAGCGCTCTGTTAAAAGTGGCACAGGATGGTAGATATACGTTGACGGTTAACGCTCCGGATGACGGCGTATCCATGCAGGTTCCAATCAGCAGTTCCCAGACATTGATGAGTTCTACCGCCATCCAGTATGGAACGTCCTTTAATGTCACCGTAAGCCAGAACAGCAATGACAAAATTGGGGTGGATGCCCAGCATTCCAATATTGTAAATGAAAGCGCGACAGTACCGGGGGTAAGCGAATGCTGGACAAAGTAACGTATGCGCTTTTTCAGCGCGCAAAAAAAGCTCTGCAATCCGACGAGGGAAACTTCACACCGATGATCGCCCTCGCACTAATCGGTGTGTTTCTGCTCATAGCGTTGGGCCTGGAATCGTGGCGGCTCAACTCAACATCGGATTTCGTAAACGAGGCGGTACGCTCCAGCCTGATTTCCGCAAATGTGCAGAACGCCGAAACGCTCTACACCGGGGAACAGGACATGATTGGCGGCAGCTTTACCTATGACGCTTCCACAAACACCTGGAGCGAACCGGTTGATACCACACCTGTCACGGATCTGCTTTCCAGTAAACTTGGGCTGACACAAGAGGGGTCGGACTGGATCAGCAAGGTGAACGGTCAGGAGAATTACAAGATTAAGGGCTTTGCCGTAACCGAGTCCCAACCGGCCGCGTCGGATGGCACACCGGACAGCACAAAAAGCCTAACCATTACGGCCAGCTTTACGCTGGAGATCCCCTACAACGCAGGCGGTACCGTTACGAAGATTTCCGTTCCGATGAATGTGCCGGTCGGAACGCAGGGGAAATTTTGAAAGGAAATGTACAATGGAAAATGATAAGGCGGCAAAACCCTATTGGCCGGTCAGCGAGACATTGCATAAGATCAGCAAGCCGTCCGGGCTGCTGCTGCTTATCTGGATGGCACTCTTTGCGCTGCCAGGATGGAAGCAGCTCACAATGGCTACTCATACTCCCATGTCCGACATATATGGTTTTATTTCTGCTCTCGGCATTTTCTGCGGTTCACTCTGGTTTGCAATCGTTTCATCGTGCCGCGCGGATGCTTTCCCGGCATTTTCTATTCGGAACTTGCCGAGAATCATTTTGACAATCCTATTGCGACTCATAGAGTACTGGGCAGCGGCAAGTGTGGCCGTTTTTCTGTTATTCGGCTTCGTTGCTTACCCGCGCCACCATGAACTTCTGTCTTGTGTTTGGGTGGCTCTGGCGGTCGTGTTCATCGTAACTCATGTAGTCGGTAAGCATCTGGCACGGAAGCGTCAGACCGTATCGCTCGTTGCGGAAAACCCACCTGTCCGTCCTAACCCCCCGTCCGGTGAACACACTGCGAACCTGGTTAAAACGAAACTTTGATAACTCTTTGAAAAGCATCCAGTCCCAAGATGTTGTAATTATGATAAAACAGGAGGTAAAGACTGTGAATTGGAGTGACATAAATATAATGGACGTAATCGCAGGGGCCATCATAAGCGCAGCCAGCGCCATTGTCGTGTTGTCAGGAGCATGATAAACTGTCTGTTGAACACAGCCGCATCAAAGAGCATCTTTCCATGGAACACCAAAGCATTAAAGACCTGTTGGCTCCCATTCGTGAAAACGCCAAAGCGACGCACAACATCCTGCTTGGTGAAGTGGGTCGTCGTGAGATGCAATACGACAATTTGTCGGAGTCGCAGAAAGATATGAAAGCACAATTTGAAAATCTTCAAAAAATGGCCGGTCAATGGGAAGCCCTTATTTCCGAAAACAAAGATCTGAAGGAGCAAATCAAGGAGTTGACAAAAGAGCGTGATCTCGCTCGGGAGAAAAACCGCGAATTGAACAATGACAAGCACTTGGGACGGTCACGGCATTTGTAAAGCTCTGCCGCATCAAACGGAAAAGGAAAATCCTTGAAAACACAACTATCTTTGTCGTATAATAGACAATAAGACAGAGGGATGTCGATAGGGCGGTTAGCCACTCTCCCGGAAGGGAGGTGGTGCGAATGGAGTATATGGCGGCAATAATCATTATCTTGATTCTTGCTATCGCATATAACCAGAGCATAAAAAAATAACCGCCCTCCGGTCCAATGGAAGCGGTTATTTAACCTAACCTTGGGCTAACCGTTACTGGTACACCCTCTGTCTTTTATTATACCCGTTTTTGATTGGAAGTCAACGCCCACAAATTAAGGTGTACGATTATCATCAACCTTGATATCTTCGTCGTCCGGCAAGTCCTTGTCAATTAGGTGGTTTATGTATCCGTTTACCGAGAGGCCGAGTTCTTTTCCCCGCACCTCAATTTTGGCTTTGCGGCCTTTTTTGACAATCAAATGAATATGATCGTATGCTTTTTTGTTATATTTATTGCTTGCGCGTCCATGTGCTTTGCTTACTGCCATATTAATCACCTCAACTATAAGCGTAACACAGGTAAGTGTACGTGTACACGGCAAATTATTACGAATAACCGTGTACATATTTGTACAGTTTACTTATTGCATAACCGTGTTCGCGGTTATATAATGCAACTATAGGAATAAACTTCCATTCAAACCAACCGATATATTACAGGAGATGTTCCCCTGATCCCAGAAACGAATGATCCAATATTCAAATACATGCGACATATGAGGAGTGCTTCAGATGAATAAGCAGGCCACAACTAAAGCTAAAAAAGTCAAAGAACTGCGTTCCAAGATGTTGGTCATTGCCATGGCGGCCATTCTGACGGTCGCCGGCGGCGCGGTATCCGCGTCTGCCGCACCTGTAACCACTTCTGTCCAGACGGCGGCTTCTGTGCGGTACAAAGCTGCGACTGGCGGAATCACGGATCTCGACACGCCGGCCACTACCTATACCGGTACCATTCCGGTGTATGGCTGGGTACTCAATGCGTCTGGTATCAACCGCGTGGACGTCTACGCACTGGATAGCACTGGCCATTATCATGGGATTGGCTCGGTGGATGGCAGCAAGCTTACCGCCCGGCAGGATGTACAGAATGTTTTCCCAGCTTATGGCACGCTCAACAGCGGATACAGCCTGACCGCCAATGTAAGCACTCTTGCGCCGGGCAGCTACACGCTCTGCGTTGCGGGGATCGGCAAGGATGGTTCGGTAAACTGGTCGTCCGTTCCGGTTTCCGTCGGCCCGGAACCGCTGACCGACATTGACGCGCCATCTGGTGGCAGCGAGCAGGACGGTTCCATTACCATTTCCGGTTGGGCGCTCAACCACGGCGGTATCAACCGCGTGGACGTATATGCACTGGACAGTAGCAGCCATTATCACGGACTTGGTTCTGTAGCAGGAGATACGCTGACCGCCAGACAGGACGTGGAAAACGTATTCCCTGACTATAGCGCGCTGAATTCCGGGTACAGCCTTTCGGCTGACGTGTC
Proteins encoded in this region:
- a CDS encoding DUF6133 family protein produces the protein MQKIRRLQNSVRYHATKGYLHALAVRDNAKGAAFALISNDDGYIDMAMKIIIGVVCGLLIFGVLYAIVQSSGQTAQTKVSNAFNYAGS
- a CDS encoding ATPase, T2SS/T4P/T4SS family, with product MIQFPFFLPDQTEITYQQAYDMAQKYVKEEHAEEFNSKKSNVPKLAGIIRRFFVSRGIHTSGDLDQLSHSMAQDMGGLSFLSKYLEHLDDYPTLEEININAWNSIVLRFSDRPDEWLQEGFSSPVHALGILNKIKSRTGTQQLSPAFPGSIGYVFDSVREASMCAPIIPESAGVYGSIRIVRPAPLSTRLILQSGCMTREMLDFTIMCMKHSVNVLIGGKPRAGKTTILNYLLSILVKDPNIRIGIIEEGSREVVLTTYDENGRPQNQVLSMLTRPSENHDQNYDPNRLLEICLRFGLDVIVVQEMRSGEAYVAVKTANTGMAVYSTIHSNDGESTYYRGVDLMEEGSPQPETVLMRKLVLGFPVVLYFKRMEDGVRRCMEIMEGFYERGELRCKTLYQFVTDDNVLDANGKIHVKGHFEWKNDLSERTQRILRNNGVSAAELQQYIQGGVA
- a CDS encoding SpoVG family protein produces the protein MTITKVIIRKLFDGPKIKGIASIIVDDEFTIHDIKIIEGVERLFCAMPNRHSEDGRYQDIVHPISQEARQKIEEAILEEYYSAIHQEATAS
- the cpaB gene encoding Flp pilus assembly protein CpaB, with product MNEELNKPRQAAKSDNPDGEPDAKERQKRNLDPVAQKRLVASILSIGLAVVVGFGGVFLVNRLTMATVPVVRAKEIIPQGTQITPNMIEVDQVSKYNLQSNVTGNTSLVVGAYATTEIMPQDNITGDKLSKSNPVYTLDTGEMLVSVPVKNLSDALAGQLKAGDIVRVSALVASGSTAGSNNAGGTANQTTTPAELQYVKVAAVAASNGQSAAVSQAQAKTAIGTTTSSNTSNLPASVTLYVNEQQLSRLTQMSQSELTFALVYRGGGTEAKTLLQEQTQLLEGVQK
- a CDS encoding prepilin peptidase — translated: MNIFGFLCFTAVLLGTAVIDARTRHIPKYVHWLLLAIGLVRVFSTGPPDQIVNNLLYSIAGMAIGFVPLFLLGLVAGGVGGGDVKLAGSAGFALAEPGLAILYPGTYWAILGSLLLFLSGKLYCKIRNGKRISVPMPFAPYFAAAGIGTYFLQLIWRTIT